Below is a genomic region from Salinicoccus roseus.
TATCTTTTTTGCAACGGGCAGGACCAGTCATGAAATCATCAGCATCACCCCCGAACACTGCCCACTCGACGGCTATGTTGCTGCGAGCGGCATGGGCATCTACATCGGCGGCGAACTTGTCGATGCCGCTTCCTTCAAACCGGATTTCGTCGAACGGATGATCGAAGCCGCAAGGGAACGGGAAGTCTATTACGAGGTCCACACTTTGGAAAATTCGAGCAGGACGCTCCTCCAGGATCAGGAATATTCATTTGCCGACATCAGCCGGGATCAGCCTGAAACGATGAAGGACTTCGAATACCGGTTCGCCCAGGATACGATGAACAGCAAGACCCAGTGGGTCGAGGAGCTTCCGTTCGACCACGTCGTCAAGCTGTTCTTCTTCAGTACCGACCTCGAGAAGATAAAGGATTGGTACGACTACCTGAAGGACAGGCAGGATGAATCCGACTATTCGCTGTATACGACAAGCATCCACAACGCAGAAGTGATGCTGAAGGGCCGCGACAAGGCGACCGGAACAGCCACGCTGCTCGAGCACTTCAACATCAGCTTCCAGGATGTCCACGTGATCGGCGATTCGATGAACGACCTGCCGCTGTTCGAGAAAGCCGGACACAGGACCGCCATGAAGAATGCTACAGATGCCGTCAAGGCGGCAGCTGATGACATCACCGAATTCACGTGTGATGAAGACGGATTGAAACGTTACCTGGAAGAAACATACTTGAAGTGAGGCCGTCCTCACTTCACCCGCAGATACCAGATGTGCCCCTCCATGAGTTCTTCTGAAACGATCTCATGTCCACCATCCGTCAGTTTCACATCAACCGTGGCGCCTTTCAGTTCCAGCTTCTGCTTCAGCTGATAGGCTTCCCCTGCTGTAGCGACCATATCCCGCGCGCCCGCCGTCATGAGCACCTTCTTTCCGAGGAGGTCGACATCCCCGACCTGCCCGCTTTTGTAGGCCCCATGCATCAGCATTGCTCCGGCAACCGGAATGTCGTGGTTGAGCAGCATATGGGCTGCCATGTTTGCACCGTTCGAGTAGCCGATGTAGGCGGCCTTAGAGAGGTCCAGGCCATACTCTGCAGCAAGGTCCCGCAGCAGTTCAGCGACCTTTTCCCCTTCGGTCCTGAGACTTTCCTCATCATGCCCCTTGCCGTCCCTCTTGAAGAAGCGTACCTGGCCGCTGTCTTCGACATCCCCACGCAATGCGAGGATGTTCGCCGAGCTGTCGACCATTGCAGCCACTTCCAGCAGGTCCGTTTCCCTGCCCCCGCTGCCATGGAAAAGTATCAAAGTATTCTCTTTGTTGTTCTTCGCTTTTATAAATAGATGTTCCACTGTAATATCCTCCTTTGTTAGAGTTTACCCTATTACTATTATATAATAATAACAAATGATTCAGAAGGAGCGATACTTATGACAGTACTAGGCATCCACCATGTTTCCTCCATCACGAAGGAAATCCTTGACAACCATGACTTCTATACCAATATCCTCGGTCTGCGCCTCGTCAAAAAGACGGTCAACCAGGATGATACCAGCATGTATCACCTGTTCTATGCAGATTATGAGGGGACGCCCGGTTCCGACATCACATTCTTCAATATCATCAACGCCCCAAAATTCCAGGCCGGCACCAACAGCATTTCGAGAACCTATTTCCGGGTGCCCTCAAAGGAATCACTGGAATTCTTCAAGGGACGCTTCGAAACGCATGGCGTCTATCATGAAGGCATCATCGAGCAGTTCGGAAAGACCATCATGAAATTCGAGGATCATGAGAAGCAGCGCCTCGCGCTCATTGTCGATCAGAGCAGCGGTCACCCCACCCCAAACATGCACCCCGACATCCCACAGGCGCATGCAATCACTTCCATCGGAACAGTAGAGTTGACTGTCCAGTACATCAAGCCGATGGTCCAGTTTCTGGAGCTTCTCGGTGGAGAGGTGCAGGGGGATTTCACCGACGATTCGACGGAAGCTGAAATCAATGTCGGTGAAGACAGCGTCTATGTCATCGAACAGCGCTCCACCCAGCTTGAAAAGGAG
It encodes:
- a CDS encoding alpha/beta hydrolase, whose translation is MEHLFIKAKNNKENTLILFHGSGGRETDLLEVAAMVDSSANILALRGDVEDSGQVRFFKRDGKGHDEESLRTEGEKVAELLRDLAAEYGLDLSKAAYIGYSNGANMAAHMLLNHDIPVAGAMLMHGAYKSGQVGDVDLLGKKVLMTAGARDMVATAGEAYQLKQKLELKGATVDVKLTDGGHEIVSEELMEGHIWYLRVK
- a CDS encoding HAD-IIB family hydrolase, whose translation is MKALALDMDGTILDHSGQFSLNLVDTLAELKKRGMHIFFATGRTSHEIISITPEHCPLDGYVAASGMGIYIGGELVDAASFKPDFVERMIEAAREREVYYEVHTLENSSRTLLQDQEYSFADISRDQPETMKDFEYRFAQDTMNSKTQWVEELPFDHVVKLFFFSTDLEKIKDWYDYLKDRQDESDYSLYTTSIHNAEVMLKGRDKATGTATLLEHFNISFQDVHVIGDSMNDLPLFEKAGHRTAMKNATDAVKAAADDITEFTCDEDGLKRYLEETYLK
- a CDS encoding VOC family protein yields the protein MTVLGIHHVSSITKEILDNHDFYTNILGLRLVKKTVNQDDTSMYHLFYADYEGTPGSDITFFNIINAPKFQAGTNSISRTYFRVPSKESLEFFKGRFETHGVYHEGIIEQFGKTIMKFEDHEKQRLALIVDQSSGHPTPNMHPDIPQAHAITSIGTVELTVQYIKPMVQFLELLGGEVQGDFTDDSTEAEINVGEDSVYVIEQRSTQLEKEGYGSVHHFSLRVEDEAELLEIEERVDKENWKNSGLIDRYYFKALYITTVGGITVEVSTDGPGFAIDEPVESLGEDLSLPPELEENRDLIEAYLTPLR